The Halobacterium sp. CBA1132 genome has a segment encoding these proteins:
- a CDS encoding PQQ-binding-like beta-propeller repeat protein: MPSRRDVLKAGGLATAGVLAGGAARYGAWSPAPLSAPAGTWLQPRYDYENTGHNPEATPPTDSPDVARMYDAPGEAFSLAAGVGNLYVGSEHSVAAFEYGSETPRWERTAGGRWLAVGSDVVVAAGEGEAAAFAATNGERLWRRNRDAYAYDVLVDRRTAYVGWNDALAAYDIGSGEPRWRLSASDAAFAGFDGGRLLVAESGLDAYEPRGALRGVLADGPRRAWASRGFYDADYPVVAGGYALVGSGGGPPGATSTVTAVTSGGDQEWRTELGNNAGNIASDGERAYAVSMRYGDSEGGVQYADTTTLHALSVDSGDEQWSFQRTGWFVAPVVADGTVFVGERGGPNGNGNLHALDAATGEHRWTDESTDGVNVLVAVGETLYAGTGRGVLAFE; encoded by the coding sequence ATGCCCTCCAGACGCGACGTCCTGAAGGCCGGCGGATTAGCCACCGCTGGCGTGCTCGCGGGCGGTGCGGCGCGGTACGGCGCGTGGTCGCCCGCGCCGCTGTCGGCGCCCGCGGGGACGTGGCTGCAGCCGCGGTACGACTACGAGAACACCGGTCACAATCCGGAGGCGACGCCGCCGACGGACAGCCCAGACGTGGCGAGAATGTACGACGCTCCGGGCGAGGCGTTCTCGCTCGCGGCGGGCGTGGGGAATCTCTACGTCGGCAGCGAACACAGCGTCGCCGCGTTCGAGTACGGGAGCGAGACGCCGCGCTGGGAGCGCACCGCTGGCGGCCGCTGGCTCGCCGTCGGGAGCGACGTGGTAGTCGCCGCCGGAGAGGGGGAAGCGGCGGCGTTCGCGGCGACGAACGGCGAGCGGCTGTGGCGGCGGAACCGGGACGCGTACGCCTACGACGTGCTCGTGGACCGCCGGACCGCGTACGTCGGCTGGAACGACGCGCTGGCCGCGTACGACATCGGTTCGGGCGAGCCGCGGTGGCGGCTGTCGGCCAGCGACGCCGCGTTCGCGGGGTTCGACGGCGGCCGGCTGCTCGTCGCGGAGTCCGGTCTCGACGCGTACGAGCCGCGGGGCGCACTGCGCGGGGTTCTCGCCGACGGTCCGCGTCGCGCGTGGGCGTCCCGCGGCTTCTACGACGCCGACTACCCGGTGGTCGCGGGCGGCTACGCGCTGGTCGGGAGCGGCGGCGGCCCGCCGGGCGCGACCAGCACCGTCACCGCGGTGACGTCGGGCGGCGATCAGGAGTGGCGGACCGAACTCGGGAACAACGCCGGGAACATCGCGAGCGACGGCGAGCGCGCGTACGCCGTCTCGATGCGGTACGGCGACTCCGAGGGCGGCGTCCAGTACGCGGACACGACGACGCTGCACGCGCTCAGCGTCGACTCCGGCGACGAGCAGTGGTCGTTCCAGCGGACGGGGTGGTTCGTCGCCCCCGTCGTCGCCGACGGCACGGTCTTCGTGGGTGAGCGCGGCGGTCCGAACGGGAACGGGAACCTCCACGCGCTCGACGCGGCGACCGGGGAGCACCGGTGGACCGACGAGTCGACCGACGGCGTGAACGTGCTCGTCGCCGTCGGGGAGACGCTGTACGCTGGGACGGGACGCGGCGTGCTGGCGTTCGAATAG